A genome region from Micromonospora inyonensis includes the following:
- the ilvD gene encoding dihydroxy-acid dehydratase, whose product MPELRSRTSTHGRTMAGARALWRATGMTDDDFGKPIVAIANSFTQFVPGHVHLKDLGGLVAEAVAEAGGVGREFNTIAVDDGIAMGHGGMLYSLPSRELIADAVEYMVNAHCADALVCISNCDKITPGMLLAALRLNIPTVFVSGGPMEAGKTVAIEGIVHSKIDLIDAMIASSNEAVTEDQLGEIERSACPTCGSCSGMFTANSMNCLTEAIGLALPGNGSTLATHASRRSLFVEAGRTVVEIAKRWYEGDDASVLPRAIANRSAFENAVALDVAMGGSTNTILHLLAAAREAELDFDVADIDAISRRVPCLAKVAPNSPQYHMEDVHRAGGIPAILGELDRAGLLHRDVSSVHSPSLERWLADWDVRGRSPKPEAVELFHAAPGGVRTTEPFSTTNRWSTLDTDAAGGCIRDRANAYSADGGLAILHGNLAPDGCVVKTAGVPEECLTFRGPAKVYESQDDAVTAILAKEVVAGDVVVIRYEGPRGGPGMQEMLYPTSFLKGRGLGRSCALLTDGRFSGGTSGLSIGHVSPEAASGGLIALVEPGDEIVIDIPGRSISLDVPEDVLAARRIAQEKRDKPYTPVDRERPVSAALRAYASMATSASDGAYRRVPE is encoded by the coding sequence ATGCCTGAGCTGCGGTCGAGGACCTCCACCCACGGTCGGACGATGGCCGGCGCCCGGGCCCTGTGGCGGGCCACCGGGATGACCGACGACGACTTCGGCAAGCCGATCGTCGCCATCGCCAACAGTTTCACCCAGTTCGTACCCGGACACGTCCACCTCAAGGACCTCGGCGGCCTGGTCGCCGAGGCGGTCGCCGAGGCCGGCGGGGTGGGGCGGGAGTTCAACACCATCGCGGTGGACGACGGCATCGCCATGGGGCACGGCGGGATGCTCTACTCGCTGCCCAGCCGGGAGCTGATCGCCGACGCGGTCGAGTACATGGTCAACGCGCACTGCGCGGACGCCCTGGTCTGCATCTCGAACTGCGACAAGATCACCCCGGGCATGTTGCTGGCCGCGTTGCGGCTGAACATCCCGACCGTCTTCGTCTCCGGCGGCCCGATGGAGGCCGGCAAGACGGTGGCGATCGAGGGGATCGTGCACTCGAAGATCGACCTGATCGACGCGATGATCGCCTCGTCGAACGAGGCCGTCACCGAGGACCAGCTCGGCGAGATCGAACGCTCCGCCTGCCCGACCTGCGGCTCCTGCTCCGGCATGTTCACCGCCAACTCGATGAACTGCCTCACCGAGGCGATCGGGCTGGCCCTGCCCGGCAACGGCTCGACGCTGGCCACCCACGCCTCGCGCCGGTCCCTCTTCGTCGAGGCCGGCCGCACCGTCGTGGAGATCGCCAAGCGCTGGTACGAGGGGGACGACGCCTCGGTGCTGCCCCGGGCGATCGCCAACCGGTCGGCGTTCGAGAACGCCGTCGCGCTGGACGTGGCGATGGGGGGCTCGACCAACACGATCCTGCACCTGCTCGCCGCCGCCCGCGAGGCGGAACTGGACTTCGACGTCGCCGACATCGACGCGATCTCCCGGCGGGTGCCCTGCCTGGCCAAGGTCGCCCCGAACTCGCCGCAGTACCACATGGAGGACGTGCACCGGGCCGGCGGCATCCCGGCCATCCTCGGTGAGCTGGACCGCGCCGGCCTGCTGCACCGGGACGTCTCGTCGGTGCACTCGCCCTCGCTGGAGCGCTGGCTGGCCGACTGGGACGTACGGGGGCGCTCGCCGAAACCGGAGGCGGTCGAGCTGTTCCACGCCGCGCCCGGGGGCGTCCGCACCACCGAGCCGTTCTCCACCACCAACCGCTGGTCCACCCTGGACACCGACGCGGCCGGCGGCTGCATCCGGGACCGCGCGAACGCGTACTCCGCCGACGGCGGCCTGGCCATCCTGCACGGCAACCTCGCTCCGGACGGCTGCGTGGTGAAGACCGCCGGGGTGCCCGAGGAGTGCCTGACCTTCCGGGGGCCGGCGAAGGTCTACGAGTCGCAGGACGACGCGGTGACGGCGATCCTCGCCAAGGAGGTCGTCGCCGGGGACGTGGTGGTGATCCGGTACGAGGGCCCCCGGGGCGGGCCGGGCATGCAGGAGATGCTCTACCCCACCTCGTTCCTCAAGGGACGCGGGCTCGGTCGGTCCTGTGCGCTGCTCACCGACGGCCGGTTCTCCGGCGGCACCTCCGGCCTGTCGATCGGGCATGTCTCCCCCGAGGCCGCCTCCGGTGGGCTCATCGCGCTGGTCGAGCCGGGCGACGAGATCGTCATCGACATCCCGGGCCGGTCGATCTCCCTCGACGTACCCGAGGACGTGCTGGCAGCCCGACGCATCGCCCAGGAGAAGCGCGACAAGCCGTACACGCCGGTTGACCGGGAGCGTCCGGTCTCCGCCGCGCTGCGGGCGTACGCCTCGATGGCGACCTCGGCCAGCGACGGCGCGTACCGCCGCGTGCCGGAGTAG
- the pglZ gene encoding BREX-2 system phosphatase PglZ, translating into MSLARVAVRPAAVRRKVEAWLAEQDGTDAIVLLARPEWTDEPVLTVAGTPVRVVPCPTPIAARAALADRAADEKLVLLTDLSDAELGDGLLAHVSMQTSRSVDPWELVRQAFGGQTRLDLDPTLVRTGRWVADALTELAPVDGWAPPAGTIVTRDHALRHLAGAVLGLDPDELDGAGLLQWSTDAPTQMRFLDLSAEWVDGIGTYLVEIAGPVAVPVVAAVRAGHGVDAIALGLLAGVLWPRGGGSATDVETAVARTRLERYFGGARLTDAQATAYLEAAEAWIYRALDGDDQVRHEARRMLRRAEEIAAEIDMTGRLVASDLLPLGFTQRMRAFAAAVRLAVPVPRSHLVDAGLIEQAQERLTDVEAHRSADRKRVETARMAVRLLRWLATPDASAPATMLAAVHRQVREDGWVDRARLDIFAGDPDTQVAQAYRSLHAAVDHRRSRHDRHFAELLQDTTAAEREPGALLRVEDVLDRVVRPILDNGRRVLLLLLDGMGAAAGIEIAETLARNGAWTELTPGGGARTGVLAALPTVTMVNRCSLFSGRITVGDRNVEVREFTARFPGSVLLHKADLRTPAGLAVDPEVAQALGDPAVPMVAAVINTIDDALDRSDPGTTEWGPDTVNGLRDLLAVTQDRVVVLLSDHGHVVDRGAEAELRPSDSSENRWRPASTAPGDGELFFSGSRVALGGGSVVLPWQEQLRYGPRKAGYHGGASAAEAVIPLLLFAAHDETAVPGWAGAPVSSPEWWREPLRQASPENGAAGSTPDAATRTGSGTTGRVARRPRTPAQDEGLFDLPSSPPLAAPPPVPTAPPADPAEALVEALLASPIYAERRDTRAPIADERVAALVATLVAGNGRATLDTLATRAGVPAHRITGLFAALRRLLQVEGYPVLSLDPDGRTAKLDIPLLVEQFGLEN; encoded by the coding sequence GTGAGCCTCGCCCGGGTCGCCGTACGGCCGGCCGCTGTCCGGCGCAAGGTCGAGGCGTGGCTGGCCGAGCAGGACGGCACGGACGCCATCGTGCTGCTCGCCCGTCCCGAATGGACCGACGAGCCGGTGCTGACCGTGGCGGGCACCCCGGTGCGGGTGGTGCCCTGCCCGACGCCGATCGCCGCACGGGCCGCGCTCGCCGACCGGGCCGCCGACGAGAAGCTGGTGCTCCTCACCGACCTGTCCGACGCCGAACTCGGGGACGGACTCCTCGCCCACGTGAGCATGCAGACCTCGCGCAGCGTCGACCCGTGGGAGCTGGTCCGGCAGGCGTTCGGCGGTCAGACGCGGTTGGATCTCGACCCGACGCTGGTACGGACCGGCCGATGGGTCGCCGACGCGCTCACCGAGCTGGCTCCGGTCGACGGCTGGGCACCGCCGGCCGGCACCATCGTCACCCGGGACCACGCGCTCCGGCACCTCGCCGGGGCGGTGCTCGGGCTCGACCCCGACGAACTCGACGGCGCGGGGCTGCTCCAGTGGAGCACCGACGCCCCGACCCAGATGCGTTTCCTCGACCTGTCCGCCGAGTGGGTGGACGGCATCGGCACCTATCTGGTCGAGATCGCCGGTCCGGTCGCCGTACCGGTGGTCGCGGCCGTCCGGGCCGGCCACGGGGTCGACGCGATCGCGCTCGGCCTCCTCGCCGGGGTGCTGTGGCCCCGGGGCGGCGGCAGCGCGACCGACGTCGAGACCGCCGTCGCCCGGACCCGGCTGGAGCGGTACTTCGGCGGAGCCCGGCTCACCGACGCGCAGGCGACGGCGTACCTGGAAGCCGCAGAGGCGTGGATCTACCGGGCCCTCGACGGTGACGACCAGGTCCGCCACGAGGCCCGTCGGATGCTCCGCCGGGCCGAGGAGATCGCCGCCGAGATCGACATGACCGGACGGTTGGTCGCGTCCGACCTGCTGCCGCTCGGGTTCACCCAGCGGATGCGGGCCTTCGCCGCCGCCGTACGCCTCGCCGTGCCCGTGCCCCGGTCGCACCTCGTCGACGCCGGCCTGATCGAGCAGGCGCAGGAGCGGCTCACCGACGTCGAGGCACACCGTTCGGCTGACCGTAAACGGGTCGAGACGGCCCGGATGGCGGTCCGCCTGCTGCGTTGGCTCGCCACCCCGGACGCGTCGGCACCGGCCACCATGCTGGCGGCGGTGCACCGGCAGGTCCGGGAGGACGGCTGGGTGGACCGGGCCCGGTTGGACATCTTCGCCGGCGACCCCGACACCCAGGTCGCCCAGGCGTACCGGTCCCTGCACGCCGCGGTCGACCACCGGCGGTCCCGGCACGACCGGCACTTCGCCGAACTGCTGCAGGACACCACGGCCGCCGAACGGGAACCCGGCGCGCTGCTGCGGGTGGAGGACGTACTCGACCGGGTGGTCCGCCCGATCCTCGACAACGGCCGGCGGGTCCTGCTGCTGCTGTTGGACGGGATGGGCGCGGCAGCCGGGATCGAGATCGCCGAGACGCTGGCACGCAACGGCGCCTGGACGGAGTTGACCCCCGGCGGTGGGGCCCGCACCGGCGTCCTCGCCGCCCTGCCGACGGTCACCATGGTCAACCGGTGCAGCCTCTTCAGCGGCCGGATCACCGTCGGCGACCGGAACGTCGAGGTCAGGGAGTTCACCGCCCGTTTCCCCGGCAGCGTCCTGCTGCACAAGGCGGACCTGCGTACCCCCGCCGGCCTGGCCGTCGACCCCGAGGTCGCCCAGGCCCTCGGTGACCCGGCCGTGCCGATGGTGGCGGCCGTCATCAACACCATCGACGACGCCCTGGACCGCAGCGACCCAGGCACCACCGAGTGGGGGCCCGACACCGTCAACGGGCTACGGGACCTGCTCGCGGTCACCCAGGACCGGGTGGTTGTCCTCCTCTCCGACCACGGGCACGTCGTCGATCGTGGAGCCGAGGCCGAACTCCGTCCCTCCGACTCGAGTGAGAACCGCTGGCGTCCCGCGTCGACCGCTCCGGGCGACGGCGAGCTGTTCTTCAGCGGCAGCCGGGTGGCGCTGGGCGGAGGCAGCGTCGTCCTGCCCTGGCAGGAGCAGCTCCGGTACGGGCCGCGTAAGGCCGGCTACCACGGCGGCGCGTCAGCTGCCGAGGCCGTCATCCCGCTGCTGCTCTTCGCGGCACACGACGAGACAGCCGTGCCGGGCTGGGCGGGTGCACCGGTGAGCAGCCCCGAGTGGTGGCGGGAGCCGCTGCGACAGGCGTCACCGGAGAACGGAGCCGCCGGCTCGACGCCGGACGCCGCTACCCGGACGGGGTCCGGCACCACGGGTCGCGTGGCGCGCAGGCCCCGCACCCCGGCGCAGGACGAGGGCCTGTTCGACCTGCCGTCGTCACCGCCGCTCGCCGCGCCGCCGCCCGTCCCGACCGCACCACCGGCTGATCCGGCGGAGGCGCTGGTCGAGGCGCTGCTCGCCAGTCCGATCTACGCCGAGCGGCGCGACACCCGGGCACCCATCGCCGACGAACGGGTGGCCGCCCTGGTCGCCACGCTGGTGGCCGGTAACGGCCGGGCCACCCTGGACACGCTCGCCACCCGGGCAGGCGTCCCCGCCCACCGGATCACCGGGCTCTTCGCCGCACTACGCCGGCTGCTGCAGGTGGAGGGCTATCCGGTGCTCAGCCTCGACCCGGACGGGCGGACCGCCAAGCTCGACATCCCGCTGCTGGTCGAGCAGTTCGGGTTGGAGAACTGA
- the brxD gene encoding BREX system ATP-binding protein BrxD has protein sequence MTVEVSARRRRDIIDALRRGAVPANGLDVLAVGLDRFTAAIDEDLDRVAGAGSVFKAVRGEYGAGKTFFTRWLGERAKRRGFAVAEVQISELETPLHRMETVYRRLVEQLTTEQFPPSALRPVLDGWIFALEEDVLAAGTVSEQDAEGLDRAVGDLLERRLAGISRNTPGFSAALRGYRTAVAEGDPATADGLAAWLGGQPHVAASARRAAGVKGDIDHFAALSFLQGLLTVLRDSGHPGLLLVLDEVETLQRVRSDARDKALNSLRQLIDDIYGGRFPGLFLLITGTPAFYDGQQGVQRLAPLAQRLATDFGAEWRWDNPRATQLRLPGFTEETLVRLGVRVRDIYGSARVCQVCDDAYLGELARAVAGRLGRQVGIAPRVYLKKLVADVFDRVDQFGDWDPRRHYELTLRVDELTEVERNAASADDIQLPM, from the coding sequence ATGACCGTCGAGGTCAGTGCCCGGCGACGCCGGGACATCATCGACGCGCTGCGTCGGGGTGCCGTACCCGCCAACGGCCTCGACGTCCTCGCGGTCGGGCTCGATCGGTTCACCGCCGCGATCGACGAGGATCTCGACCGGGTGGCCGGTGCCGGGAGCGTCTTCAAGGCGGTCCGCGGCGAGTACGGTGCCGGCAAGACCTTCTTCACCCGTTGGCTGGGAGAGCGGGCCAAGCGGCGCGGGTTCGCCGTCGCCGAGGTGCAGATCTCCGAACTGGAGACGCCGCTGCACCGGATGGAGACCGTCTACCGCCGGCTGGTCGAACAGTTGACCACCGAGCAGTTCCCACCGAGCGCGTTACGACCCGTCCTCGACGGGTGGATCTTCGCGTTGGAGGAGGACGTCCTGGCTGCTGGCACCGTCAGCGAGCAGGACGCGGAGGGTCTCGACCGGGCGGTGGGCGATCTCCTCGAACGGCGGCTGGCCGGGATCTCCCGGAACACACCAGGGTTCTCGGCGGCGCTGCGCGGCTACCGGACCGCCGTTGCGGAGGGCGACCCGGCCACCGCCGACGGCCTCGCCGCCTGGCTGGGCGGCCAGCCGCACGTGGCCGCCTCGGCGCGGCGGGCGGCCGGCGTCAAGGGCGACATCGACCACTTCGCCGCGCTCAGTTTCCTGCAGGGCCTGTTGACCGTCCTGCGGGACAGCGGCCACCCCGGTCTTCTCCTGGTGCTCGACGAGGTCGAGACCCTGCAACGGGTCCGGTCGGATGCCCGGGACAAGGCGCTCAACTCGCTGCGCCAACTCATCGACGACATCTACGGCGGACGCTTCCCCGGTCTGTTCCTGCTGATCACCGGCACGCCGGCCTTCTACGACGGGCAGCAGGGCGTGCAGCGCCTGGCCCCGCTGGCTCAGCGCCTCGCCACCGACTTCGGTGCCGAGTGGCGCTGGGACAACCCGCGCGCCACCCAGCTCCGGCTGCCCGGCTTCACCGAGGAGACCCTCGTCCGGCTCGGTGTCCGGGTACGCGACATCTACGGCAGCGCCCGGGTCTGCCAGGTGTGCGACGACGCGTACCTCGGCGAACTGGCGCGGGCCGTCGCGGGCCGGCTCGGCCGGCAGGTCGGTATCGCGCCCAGGGTCTACCTGAAGAAGCTCGTCGCGGACGTGTTCGACCGGGTCGACCAGTTCGGTGACTGGGATCCCCGCCGGCACTACGAGCTGACGCTGCGCGTGGACGAGCTGACCGAGGTCGAACGGAACGCCGCCTCGGCCGACGACATCCAGTTGCCGATGTGA
- the ygiD gene encoding 4,5-DOPA dioxygenase extradiol — protein sequence MTSDPVRTSDVLMPAAFFGHGSPMNALEANRYTAAWKAFGETVPRPRAILVVSAHWYINATAVTAMPRPRTIHDFYGFPRELFEVQYPAPGLPELATEVSDVVHPTWVGADVDSWGIDHGTWSVLVHAFPDASIPVVQLSINAAKPLDYHLELGAKLAPLRERGVLIVASGNVVHNLRGMDWTLADAGYDWAQRFDEDAKSRMLTDPTEFATLDAHRDYGLAVPTPDHFIPALYLAGLAGAADAPATEILVDGYAYGSLSMTAYALGLTARSRPDGAGSPQPPADLPPEASNI from the coding sequence ATGACGTCAGACCCGGTCAGGACCTCGGACGTCCTGATGCCGGCGGCCTTCTTCGGTCACGGCAGCCCGATGAACGCCCTGGAGGCCAACCGCTACACCGCGGCGTGGAAGGCTTTCGGCGAGACGGTGCCGCGACCCCGCGCGATCCTGGTGGTCAGCGCCCACTGGTACATCAACGCCACCGCCGTGACCGCGATGCCGAGGCCGCGCACCATTCACGACTTCTACGGCTTCCCGCGGGAACTGTTCGAGGTGCAGTACCCCGCACCCGGGCTGCCGGAGTTGGCCACCGAGGTCAGCGACGTCGTCCACCCGACGTGGGTGGGGGCGGACGTCGACAGTTGGGGCATCGACCACGGCACGTGGTCCGTGCTCGTGCACGCCTTTCCCGACGCGTCCATCCCGGTCGTCCAGCTCAGCATCAACGCCGCCAAGCCGCTGGACTACCACCTGGAACTGGGTGCGAAGCTGGCTCCCCTGCGCGAGCGGGGAGTGCTCATCGTCGCCAGCGGCAACGTGGTGCACAACCTGCGCGGCATGGACTGGACGCTCGCCGACGCCGGCTACGACTGGGCTCAGCGGTTCGACGAGGACGCCAAGAGCCGCATGCTCACCGACCCGACCGAGTTCGCGACCCTCGACGCCCACCGCGACTACGGCCTCGCGGTGCCCACCCCCGACCACTTCATTCCCGCGCTGTACCTCGCCGGCCTCGCCGGAGCCGCCGACGCGCCGGCCACCGAGATCCTTGTCGACGGCTACGCGTACGGGTCGCTGTCGATGACGGCGTACGCCCTCGGACTCACCGCGCGGAGCCGCCCCGACGGTGCCGGCTCCCCGCAACCGCCGGCCGACCTGCCTCCCGAGGCGTCCAACATCTGA
- a CDS encoding DEAD/DEAH box helicase, with protein sequence MTGGRPEEQLDPVVLHHVVNSLGWPDLRPLQRAAVSPLLRGDDALLLAPTAGGKTEAALFPLLSRMTGQRWAGTSLLYLCPLKALLNNLHPRVERYAGWLGRTAALWHGDVGTSARRSVLWQRPDVLLTTPESLESMLISVNVDHRAFFAGLRAVVVDEVHAFAGDDRGWHLLAVLERLTRVVGHPLQRVGLSATVGNPAELLHWLQGSGVRTRTGRVVAPDLTATAVAPESAAPVAQPPPGRIELDHVGSLVNAATVIAALHAGEKRLVFCESRQTVEELGQLLRERGVTTFLSHASLSAEERRRSEEAFAEARDCVIVSTSTLELGIDVGDLDRVIQIDAPATVASFLQRLGRTGRRPGTVRNCLFLCRSGEELVRAAAVLLLWGRGWVEPVMPPPEPRHIVAQQVLALCLQERRVGDRTWAQCWNGLPPFGPGAEPIVAHLVDNGYLDVDDGLLFVGPEAERRFGRRHFMELTAVFTGPPEFAVLHGRAELGRIDPSLLTDEVQGERRLLLGGRSWRVTYVDWRRRRCFVEPADGGGRARWTSSGWVGASFPVTRAMREVLLGADPPVVLTARARSRLAVERDEQAPLVHPGGSLVVRGRNGDLRWWTWAGLRANATLAASLGEVVDPAQRFDDHSVRLRENLLPGDWRSLVGDAAQRLCLPEVGARALAGLKFSTALPRRLAEATLAARTADLAGAQAVLSEPVRFTTPVG encoded by the coding sequence GTGACCGGCGGACGTCCGGAGGAACAGCTCGACCCGGTCGTGCTGCACCACGTCGTCAACAGCCTCGGCTGGCCGGACCTGCGTCCACTGCAACGGGCCGCCGTCTCGCCCCTACTTCGCGGCGACGACGCGCTGCTGCTCGCCCCGACCGCAGGCGGAAAGACCGAGGCGGCCCTCTTCCCGCTGCTGTCCCGCATGACGGGGCAACGGTGGGCCGGAACGTCCCTGCTCTACCTCTGCCCCCTCAAGGCCCTGCTCAACAATCTCCACCCCCGCGTGGAGCGGTACGCCGGCTGGCTGGGGCGTACGGCCGCGCTCTGGCACGGGGACGTCGGCACGTCCGCCCGCCGGTCCGTGCTCTGGCAGCGGCCGGACGTCCTGCTGACCACCCCGGAATCGCTGGAGTCGATGCTGATCAGCGTCAACGTCGACCACCGGGCCTTCTTCGCCGGCCTCCGCGCGGTGGTCGTCGACGAGGTGCACGCCTTCGCGGGCGACGACCGGGGCTGGCACCTCCTGGCGGTGCTCGAGCGCCTGACCCGGGTCGTCGGACATCCGCTGCAACGGGTCGGTCTCTCCGCGACGGTGGGCAATCCCGCCGAACTGCTGCACTGGCTGCAGGGATCGGGCGTGCGCACCCGTACCGGCCGGGTGGTCGCCCCTGATCTGACCGCCACGGCGGTCGCTCCCGAGAGCGCGGCCCCGGTCGCCCAGCCACCACCCGGTCGGATCGAACTCGATCACGTCGGCTCGCTGGTCAACGCGGCTACCGTGATCGCCGCCCTGCACGCCGGGGAGAAGCGGCTGGTCTTCTGCGAATCGCGGCAGACCGTGGAGGAACTCGGCCAGTTGCTCCGGGAGCGGGGAGTCACCACCTTCCTCTCCCACGCCTCGCTCTCGGCGGAGGAACGACGCCGGTCCGAGGAGGCGTTCGCGGAGGCCCGGGACTGCGTGATCGTCTCCACCAGCACTCTGGAACTCGGTATCGACGTGGGCGACCTGGACCGCGTCATCCAGATCGACGCCCCGGCGACCGTCGCCTCGTTCCTGCAGCGGCTCGGGCGGACCGGACGGCGACCCGGTACCGTCCGGAACTGCCTCTTCCTCTGCCGCAGCGGCGAGGAGCTGGTCCGGGCCGCAGCCGTGCTCCTGCTCTGGGGACGCGGGTGGGTGGAGCCGGTGATGCCGCCGCCGGAGCCCCGGCACATCGTCGCCCAGCAGGTGCTCGCCCTCTGCCTGCAGGAACGCCGGGTCGGCGACCGGACGTGGGCGCAGTGTTGGAACGGCCTGCCTCCCTTCGGTCCCGGGGCGGAGCCGATCGTGGCGCATCTCGTCGACAACGGCTACCTGGACGTCGATGACGGGCTGCTGTTTGTCGGTCCGGAGGCGGAACGGCGGTTCGGTCGTCGCCATTTCATGGAGCTGACGGCGGTCTTCACCGGGCCGCCGGAGTTTGCCGTGCTGCACGGCCGCGCCGAGCTGGGTCGGATCGACCCGAGCCTGCTCACCGACGAGGTGCAGGGTGAGCGACGCCTCCTGCTCGGCGGTCGTAGCTGGCGGGTGACGTACGTCGACTGGCGTCGCCGCCGCTGCTTCGTGGAGCCCGCGGACGGTGGCGGCCGGGCGCGGTGGACGTCGTCCGGCTGGGTGGGAGCGAGCTTCCCGGTGACCCGGGCCATGCGGGAGGTGCTGCTCGGCGCGGACCCACCGGTCGTGCTGACTGCCCGCGCCAGAAGCCGCCTCGCCGTCGAACGGGATGAACAGGCGCCGCTGGTGCACCCCGGCGGAAGCCTGGTCGTCCGAGGCCGTAACGGCGACCTGCGCTGGTGGACGTGGGCGGGTCTGCGGGCCAACGCCACCCTGGCCGCCAGCCTGGGTGAGGTGGTGGATCCGGCGCAGCGCTTCGACGATCACTCCGTCCGGCTTCGGGAGAACCTCCTGCCCGGTGACTGGCGTTCGCTGGTCGGGGATGCCGCACAGCGGCTCTGCCTCCCGGAGGTCGGTGCGCGTGCGCTGGCCGGCCTCAAGTTCAGCACGGCCCTTCCGCGCCGGCTGGCCGAGGCGACACTCGCGGCGCGGACGGCGGACCTGGCCGGAGCACAGGCGGTGCTGTCTGAGCCGGTCCGGTTCACCACCCCGGTGGGGTAA